Proteins encoded by one window of Paraburkholderia terrae:
- a CDS encoding TerC family protein, giving the protein MESLLTLAADPAAWAALVTLVVMEIVLGIDNLIFISILSNKLPEAQRARTQRIGIMLALVMRLGLLGTVAWIAQLTQPVFSVFDHAFSWRDLILLAGGLFLVWKATREMHHHVSHDADTHTNAAMGVGGLTVTAAIGQILLLDLVFSVDSIITAVGMTDHLPIMFIAVIAAVTAMLFAARPLSKFIERNPTIVTLALSFLLVIAMTLIAEGFGSHVPKGYIYTAMAFAGFVEGMNMMARRRKDKREHKAAVLAAEREAGS; this is encoded by the coding sequence ATGGAATCCTTACTGACCCTGGCCGCCGATCCCGCTGCGTGGGCTGCACTCGTGACGCTCGTCGTGATGGAGATCGTGCTTGGCATCGACAACCTGATCTTCATTTCGATTCTGAGCAACAAGCTCCCCGAAGCGCAACGCGCGCGCACGCAGCGTATCGGCATCATGCTGGCGCTGGTGATGCGGCTTGGCCTGCTGGGCACCGTCGCGTGGATCGCGCAGCTCACTCAGCCGGTGTTTTCCGTGTTCGATCACGCGTTTTCGTGGCGCGACCTGATTCTGCTCGCGGGCGGTCTGTTCCTGGTGTGGAAGGCGACGCGTGAAATGCACCATCACGTGAGCCACGACGCCGACACGCACACGAATGCTGCGATGGGCGTCGGCGGCCTGACTGTGACGGCTGCCATCGGCCAGATCCTGCTGCTCGACCTCGTGTTCTCCGTCGACAGCATCATCACCGCGGTCGGCATGACGGATCACCTGCCCATCATGTTCATTGCAGTGATCGCAGCTGTCACGGCGATGCTGTTCGCGGCTCGCCCGCTGTCGAAGTTCATCGAGCGCAATCCGACCATCGTCACGCTTGCGCTGAGCTTCCTGCTGGTGATCGCGATGACGCTGATTGCAGAAGGTTTTGGTTCGCACGTGCCGAAGGGCTACATCTACACGGCCATGGCGTTCGCAGGTTTTGTCGAAGGCATGAACATGATGGCGCGGCGCAGAAAGGACAAGCGCGAGCACAAGGCGGCTGTTTTGGCAGCGGAGCGTGAAGCCGGCTCCTAA
- a CDS encoding ABC transporter substrate-binding protein, whose product MKVATRLIAGMLVGAALTVAASVSFAGDKQITLGFSQVGAESAWRTANTVSVKTSAKDAGINLKFSDAQQKQENQIKAIRSFIAQKVDVIAFSPVVESGWEPVLTEAKNAKIPVILTDRSIDVKDKSLYVTMIGSDFLEEGRRAGKWLEERYKDDKGPINIAELQGTVGSAPANDRHAGLIEVIKNDPKFKIIASQSGDFTLAGGKQVMEAFAKTYGKQINVVYAHNDDMALGAIQAMEEAGIKPGKDVSVVSFDATKGGFEAMIAGKINVDVECSPLLGPQLMTAVKDVVAGKQLPKRIVTDETVFPMNVAAQILPQRKY is encoded by the coding sequence ATGAAAGTCGCCACGCGTCTGATCGCCGGCATGCTTGTTGGAGCGGCGCTCACCGTTGCAGCGAGCGTCAGCTTCGCCGGGGACAAGCAGATCACCTTGGGTTTTTCGCAGGTCGGCGCCGAAAGCGCATGGCGCACTGCGAATACCGTGTCCGTGAAAACGTCGGCAAAGGACGCCGGCATCAACCTGAAGTTCTCGGACGCGCAGCAAAAGCAGGAGAACCAGATCAAGGCGATCCGCTCGTTCATCGCGCAGAAAGTGGACGTGATCGCGTTTTCGCCCGTGGTCGAGTCCGGTTGGGAACCCGTACTAACGGAAGCGAAGAACGCGAAAATTCCCGTGATTCTCACCGACCGTTCGATCGACGTGAAAGACAAGTCGCTCTACGTGACGATGATCGGCTCGGACTTCCTCGAAGAAGGCCGCCGCGCGGGTAAATGGCTCGAAGAGCGTTACAAGGACGATAAAGGCCCGATCAACATCGCCGAACTGCAAGGCACGGTCGGCTCGGCGCCCGCAAACGACCGGCACGCGGGCCTGATCGAAGTGATCAAGAACGATCCGAAGTTCAAGATCATCGCGTCGCAAAGCGGCGACTTCACGCTCGCCGGCGGCAAGCAGGTGATGGAAGCGTTTGCCAAGACCTACGGCAAGCAGATCAACGTGGTCTACGCGCATAACGACGATATGGCCCTCGGCGCGATCCAGGCGATGGAAGAAGCGGGCATCAAGCCCGGCAAGGACGTGAGCGTGGTGTCGTTCGACGCGACCAAGGGCGGCTTCGAAGCGATGATCGCGGGCAAGATCAATGTCGACGTCGAATGCAGCCCGCTGCTCGGGCCGCAACTGATGACGGCCGTGAAGGACGTGGTCGCGGGCAAGCAGTTGCCCAAACGCATCGTGACCGACGAGACCGTGTTCCCGATGAACGTCGCCGCGCAGATTCTGCCGCAGCGCAAGTATTGA
- a CDS encoding zf-TFIIB domain-containing protein, with product MKCPVCKIPDLLMTERQNIEIDYCPTCRGVWLDRGELDKLVANQMQDTPEPDNRSNQVERDARYGDRDGHHDQQWGRRNDSYHGDQRKHYDPRRKKKSLFDMFDFD from the coding sequence ATGAAGTGCCCCGTTTGCAAGATCCCCGATCTGCTGATGACCGAACGTCAGAACATCGAGATCGACTATTGCCCGACATGCCGTGGCGTATGGCTCGATCGCGGCGAGTTGGACAAGCTGGTGGCAAACCAGATGCAGGACACGCCCGAACCGGACAACAGAAGCAATCAGGTCGAGCGTGACGCCCGCTACGGCGACCGCGATGGCCATCATGACCAGCAGTGGGGACGGCGCAACGATTCTTACCACGGCGATCAGCGCAAGCACTACGATCCGCGCCGCAAGAAGAAGTCGTTGTTCGATATGTTCGACTTCGATTGA
- a CDS encoding sugar ABC transporter ATP-binding protein, whose translation MAAQPLFETIGISKTFPGVKALSGVDFRLFPGEIHSLMGQNGAGKSTLINVLTGVHEQDAGEIRLAGETVRFATPLEAEAAGIQTLYQEINLCPNLSVAENIFAGRQPKRRGAIDWKAIHLRAEEALAELNVSLDVTKSLDAYPIAVQQMVAIARAMSVKARVLILDEPTSSLDDGEVARLFDVLRNIRQAGIAILFVTHFLEQTYAISDRITVMRNGEREGEYLAKDLPVEQLVAKMVGHNRMTERLKGGAPDTPQQRAGAAPFLSMQGVARRGVMNPIDLDVQPGQILGLAGLLGSGRTETARLVFGVDKADAGTINVDGKNVKLSSPHDAVRHGIGYCPEDRKKEGIVAALSIRENIILALQARRGWLRMISRKKQREIADTYIERLGIKAHDAEQPIGLLSGGNQQKVVLARWLATEPKMLILDEPTRGIDVAAKFEIMDRVLALCARGLAILFISSEVGEVVRVSHRIAVLRDRRKIADVTGSAVSEDQVYRLIAGGSE comes from the coding sequence ATGGCCGCACAACCGCTATTCGAAACCATCGGCATCAGCAAGACGTTTCCCGGCGTGAAGGCGTTGTCGGGCGTCGACTTCCGGCTTTTCCCCGGCGAAATCCATTCGTTGATGGGCCAGAACGGCGCGGGTAAATCCACGCTCATCAATGTGCTCACGGGCGTACACGAGCAGGACGCGGGCGAAATCCGCCTCGCGGGCGAAACCGTGCGTTTCGCCACGCCGCTCGAAGCCGAAGCCGCGGGTATCCAGACGCTGTATCAGGAAATCAATCTCTGCCCGAATCTCTCCGTGGCAGAGAACATCTTCGCGGGCCGGCAACCGAAGCGGCGCGGCGCGATCGACTGGAAAGCGATCCACCTGCGTGCCGAGGAGGCGCTTGCCGAACTGAACGTGTCGCTCGACGTTACCAAGTCGCTCGATGCGTATCCGATCGCCGTGCAGCAGATGGTCGCGATTGCGCGCGCGATGTCAGTGAAGGCGCGCGTGCTGATTCTCGACGAGCCGACTTCGAGTCTCGACGACGGCGAAGTCGCGCGGCTTTTCGACGTGCTGCGCAACATCCGGCAAGCGGGCATCGCGATCCTGTTCGTCACGCACTTTCTCGAACAGACATACGCGATTTCCGACCGCATCACCGTGATGCGCAACGGCGAGCGCGAGGGCGAATATCTCGCGAAAGATCTGCCCGTCGAACAACTCGTCGCGAAGATGGTCGGCCATAACCGGATGACGGAGCGCCTCAAAGGCGGCGCGCCCGATACGCCGCAGCAGCGCGCGGGCGCGGCGCCATTTCTGTCGATGCAAGGCGTCGCGCGGCGCGGCGTGATGAATCCCATCGATCTCGACGTGCAACCGGGCCAGATACTCGGCCTCGCGGGATTGCTCGGTTCGGGCCGCACTGAAACAGCGCGGTTGGTGTTCGGCGTCGACAAGGCGGACGCGGGCACGATCAACGTCGACGGCAAGAACGTGAAGCTCAGTTCGCCGCACGATGCGGTGCGGCACGGCATCGGCTATTGCCCGGAAGACCGTAAGAAGGAGGGCATCGTCGCCGCGCTGTCGATCCGCGAGAACATCATCCTCGCGCTACAGGCGCGGCGTGGCTGGCTGCGCATGATTAGCCGCAAGAAGCAGCGCGAAATCGCCGACACGTATATCGAGCGGCTCGGCATCAAGGCGCACGACGCCGAGCAGCCGATCGGCCTGCTGTCGGGCGGCAATCAGCAAAAGGTCGTGCTCGCGCGCTGGCTCGCCACCGAACCGAAAATGCTGATACTCGACGAACCCACACGCGGCATCGACGTCGCCGCGAAATTCGAGATCATGGACCGCGTGCTCGCGCTATGCGCAAGAGGTCTGGCGATCCTGTTCATTTCGTCCGAAGTGGGCGAGGTGGTGCGCGTGAGCCATCGCATCGCGGTGCTGCGCGACCGGCGCAAGATCGCCGACGTGACGGGCAGTGCCGTATCGGAAGATCAGGTCTACCGGCTGATCGCAGGGGGGAGTGAATGA
- a CDS encoding AraC family transcriptional regulator encodes MSSTAYTACMDELPASGDLLGEALHFLRMSGTFYCRSEFTAPWALELPPFERSMMFHVVTSGECLLEVDGAERCVLRPGDLALVPHGAGHRLMSAAGVPAGKLFDLPREAVSNRYEILRHGEGGAPTTMICALVRFDHPAAQRLISLLPALIRVDTWQSPEMEWIQSTLRFIAAEAQQLNAGGETVITRLADILVIQAVRAWIAHAPAAQTGWLGALRDRQIGRAIAMIHRDPSSNWTVAALADSVGMSRSAFSARFTQLVGEPAMRYAVRWKMQAALTQLQETDASLLELALRLGYDSDAAFSRAFKRIVGVTPGAARRHARMQIDNAALSSVS; translated from the coding sequence ATGTCCTCTACCGCCTACACTGCCTGCATGGACGAACTGCCCGCATCCGGTGATCTGCTCGGCGAAGCGCTGCACTTTCTGCGCATGAGCGGCACCTTCTATTGCCGCTCGGAGTTCACGGCGCCGTGGGCGCTCGAACTGCCGCCGTTCGAGCGCTCGATGATGTTCCATGTGGTGACGTCGGGCGAATGTCTGCTCGAAGTGGACGGCGCCGAGCGTTGCGTGCTGCGCCCCGGCGATCTCGCGCTCGTGCCGCACGGCGCGGGGCATCGGCTGATGAGCGCAGCGGGCGTCCCCGCCGGCAAGCTGTTCGATCTGCCGCGCGAAGCCGTCAGCAACCGCTACGAGATTCTTCGTCATGGCGAAGGCGGCGCGCCGACCACGATGATCTGCGCGCTCGTGCGCTTCGATCACCCTGCCGCGCAACGGTTGATCAGTCTGCTGCCGGCGCTGATTCGCGTCGACACGTGGCAGTCGCCTGAAATGGAATGGATACAGAGCACGTTGCGTTTCATCGCAGCCGAAGCGCAGCAACTGAACGCGGGCGGCGAAACGGTCATCACGCGGCTCGCCGACATCCTCGTGATTCAGGCCGTGCGCGCGTGGATCGCGCATGCGCCCGCCGCGCAGACGGGCTGGCTCGGCGCGTTGCGCGACCGGCAGATCGGCCGCGCGATCGCGATGATTCATCGCGATCCGTCGAGCAACTGGACGGTGGCGGCACTGGCCGACAGCGTCGGCATGTCGCGCTCGGCATTTTCCGCGCGCTTCACGCAACTGGTCGGCGAACCCGCGATGCGCTATGCGGTGCGCTGGAAAATGCAGGCAGCGCTCACACAGTTGCAGGAAACGGATGCGTCGCTGCTGGAACTTGCACTGCGCCTGGGCTACGACTCCGATGCCGCGTTCAGCCGCGCGTTCAAGCGCATCGTCGGCGTGACGCCGGGCGCGGCGCGACGGCATGCGCGCATGCAGATCGACAACGCAGCGTTGTCGTCAGTCAGTTGA
- the yjfF gene encoding galactofuranose ABC transporter, permease protein YjfF, translating to MNNMLGRLLDPRTLPIVVTVVLFAVLFGFGSVMYTGFFSLQVLLGLLVDNAFLLIVAIGMTFVIVSGGIDLSVGSVVALTTILCAICAERLHWPVWVIAPLVLAFGALYGAAMGALIHFFRLQPFIVTLAGMFLARGACFLITTQSITINESTFHAMAGFSVPIGGGSLTSGALIALLTLAVAIFVAHFTRFGRNVYALGGNERSALLMGLPVARTRIGVYALSGFCSALGGFVFTLYVLSGYGLQAQGMELDAIAATVIGGTLLTGGVGYVIGSVFGVGILGTIQTLITFDGTLSSWWTRIVIGALLCAFCLLQRIIERHAARRKSDGTGLGANVTKSADKTAPTHGTNTIDLAKMTPTTLKQS from the coding sequence ATGAACAACATGCTCGGCCGTCTGCTCGATCCGCGCACGCTGCCTATCGTCGTCACCGTCGTGCTGTTTGCCGTGCTGTTCGGCTTTGGCTCGGTGATGTACACGGGCTTTTTCTCGCTGCAGGTGTTGCTCGGGCTGCTCGTCGACAACGCGTTTCTGCTGATCGTCGCGATCGGCATGACGTTCGTGATCGTCTCGGGCGGCATCGATCTGTCCGTCGGCTCTGTCGTCGCGCTGACGACTATTCTCTGCGCGATCTGCGCCGAGCGCCTGCACTGGCCCGTGTGGGTCATCGCGCCGCTGGTGCTCGCGTTCGGCGCGCTGTACGGCGCGGCGATGGGCGCGCTGATCCACTTCTTCCGTCTGCAGCCGTTCATCGTCACGCTGGCGGGCATGTTCCTCGCGCGTGGCGCGTGCTTTCTGATCACCACGCAGTCGATCACGATCAACGAGTCGACCTTCCACGCGATGGCGGGCTTCAGCGTGCCCATCGGCGGCGGCTCGCTGACCTCGGGCGCATTGATCGCGTTGCTGACGCTAGCGGTGGCGATCTTCGTCGCGCACTTCACGCGCTTTGGACGCAACGTGTACGCGCTCGGCGGCAACGAACGCTCGGCGCTGCTGATGGGCTTGCCCGTCGCGCGCACGCGCATCGGCGTGTATGCGTTGAGCGGTTTCTGCTCGGCGCTCGGCGGCTTCGTGTTCACGCTGTACGTGCTGTCGGGTTACGGCTTGCAGGCACAGGGCATGGAACTCGACGCGATCGCCGCGACCGTGATCGGCGGAACGCTGTTGACGGGCGGCGTCGGCTATGTGATCGGCTCGGTGTTCGGCGTCGGCATTCTGGGCACGATCCAGACGCTGATTACCTTCGACGGCACGCTCAGTTCATGGTGGACGCGTATCGTGATCGGCGCGCTGCTGTGCGCGTTCTGCCTGCTTCAACGGATCATCGAGCGGCATGCGGCACGGCGCAAATCGGATGGCACGGGCCTCGGCGCGAACGTGACGAAGTCCGCCGACAAGACCGCGCCGACACACGGTACAAACACGATCGATCTGGCGAAGATGACTCCGACGACGTTGAAGCAGTCGTGA
- a CDS encoding SIR2 family NAD-dependent protein deacylase — protein MDENERIRHAVSWLREADGMLVTAGAGMGVDSGLPDYRGAEGFWRAYPALKQHRLTFQDMANPRVMALHPRLCWGFYGHRLDLYRRTVPHRGFDILLRWAETLPRGLAVFTSNVDGQFQAAGFDAAAIAECHGSIHMLQCSEVCHDGLWPATDVQPVVDESTCELVSELPRCPKCGAVARPNILMFGDYDWIALRTERQEARLQAWLSKVERLVVIEIGAGKAIPTVRYFSEQNGPRVIRINPRDFGIAPHHGIGLARGAIDGLELLDRSMKA, from the coding sequence ATGGACGAAAACGAACGAATCAGGCACGCCGTGTCGTGGCTGCGCGAGGCCGATGGCATGCTGGTGACGGCCGGGGCGGGGATGGGCGTCGATTCAGGCCTGCCCGATTATCGCGGCGCAGAGGGTTTCTGGCGCGCGTATCCCGCGTTGAAGCAGCATCGGTTGACCTTTCAGGACATGGCGAATCCGCGCGTAATGGCGCTGCATCCGCGGCTTTGCTGGGGCTTCTATGGGCACCGGCTCGATCTGTACCGGCGCACGGTGCCGCATCGGGGTTTCGATATTCTGCTTCGTTGGGCAGAGACGCTGCCGCGCGGCCTTGCCGTGTTCACCAGCAACGTCGACGGGCAGTTTCAGGCGGCGGGTTTCGACGCCGCGGCCATTGCCGAGTGTCACGGCTCCATTCACATGCTGCAATGCTCGGAAGTCTGCCACGACGGGCTATGGCCGGCCACCGACGTGCAGCCCGTGGTCGACGAATCGACTTGCGAACTCGTGAGCGAGCTGCCGCGCTGTCCGAAGTGCGGCGCCGTTGCGCGGCCCAATATCCTGATGTTCGGCGACTACGACTGGATTGCGTTGCGCACCGAGCGGCAGGAGGCGCGGCTACAGGCGTGGTTGTCGAAGGTCGAGCGCCTCGTCGTGATCGAAATCGGCGCGGGCAAGGCGATACCGACCGTGCGTTACTTCAGCGAGCAAAACGGGCCGCGCGTGATCCGCATCAATCCACGCGATTTCGGCATCGCGCCGCACCATGGGATTGGGCTTGCACGAGGTGCAATCGACGGGCTTGAATTGCTCGATCGGTCAATGAAGGCATAG
- a CDS encoding LysR family transcriptional regulator: protein MLNYRHLHYFWVVVKEGGFARAAERLDMAVQTISAQVRELEKSLGHQLLKPAGRGVAMTEAGQAAYARAEEIFQIGRALHDEVREAASGTVARFAVGLTDGISKLAVHAILAGVLDTPSLRLLCHEGEAEDLLAELAHHHLDLVLSSQPAPHNSNLRLSSERLIASPIDWYGPAAVVRKTHVDHFPQCLASLPVLLPTGHSSLRSRLDRWFEAEGIRPRVAGEFEDSALMALFASRGMGVFPLAAFGAERNDPMHRGLRWLGRSPEVKEEIHAIMSRRGRHHPLTQKVLSAAHA, encoded by the coding sequence ATGCTCAATTACCGGCACTTGCACTATTTCTGGGTCGTCGTGAAGGAAGGCGGCTTTGCGCGCGCCGCTGAGCGGCTCGACATGGCGGTGCAAACCATCAGCGCGCAGGTGCGCGAGCTGGAGAAATCGCTCGGACATCAACTGCTGAAGCCCGCGGGACGCGGCGTCGCGATGACGGAAGCAGGACAGGCGGCGTATGCGCGCGCGGAAGAAATCTTCCAGATCGGACGCGCGTTGCATGACGAAGTCCGCGAAGCGGCGAGCGGGACTGTCGCACGCTTTGCGGTCGGCTTGACGGACGGCATTTCGAAGCTCGCCGTTCATGCCATTCTTGCGGGCGTGCTGGACACGCCTTCGCTGCGGCTGCTCTGCCACGAAGGCGAAGCGGAAGACCTGCTGGCGGAACTGGCGCATCACCATCTGGATCTCGTGCTGTCCAGCCAGCCCGCGCCGCACAACTCGAACCTGCGTCTATCCAGCGAGCGTCTGATCGCTTCGCCGATCGACTGGTACGGGCCAGCCGCCGTGGTACGTAAAACGCATGTCGATCATTTTCCGCAATGCCTCGCGTCGCTCCCCGTCCTGCTGCCGACGGGGCATTCGTCGCTGCGCTCGCGCCTCGACCGCTGGTTCGAAGCGGAAGGCATCCGGCCACGCGTCGCGGGCGAGTTTGAAGACAGCGCGTTGATGGCGCTGTTCGCGTCGCGCGGCATGGGCGTGTTTCCGCTCGCGGCGTTTGGCGCCGAGCGCAACGATCCCATGCATCGCGGCTTGCGCTGGCTCGGCCGTTCGCCCGAAGTGAAGGAGGAAATACACGCAATCATGTCGCGGCGCGGGCGGCATCATCCTTTGACGCAAAAGGTGTTGAGCGCGGCACATGCATGA
- a CDS encoding NAD(P)H-binding protein produces MKADAILVLGSTGKTGRRVAERLTARGADVRHGSRSGTPPFDWMDRATWAPSLKGVKAVYISYFPDLAVDGAADDIQAFTRLAVQSGVRRLVLLSGRGETEAQRCEDIVRESGVEWTLLRASWFAQNFSEAHFLEPILAGELALPVGDIGEPFVDADDIADVAVAALTDDGHAGQLYELTGSRLWTFADAVAQIASATGRPIRFTRVTMPEYVAALEEAQLPPDMIGLIRYLFTEVLDGRNASVQDGVLRALGRRPREFGDYVRATAATGVWTPGVEDSAPSF; encoded by the coding sequence ATGAAAGCAGACGCGATTCTCGTGCTGGGCAGCACGGGCAAGACAGGCCGCCGCGTGGCGGAACGGCTCACGGCGCGCGGCGCCGACGTACGGCACGGCTCACGCTCGGGCACGCCGCCTTTCGACTGGATGGATCGAGCGACGTGGGCGCCGTCGCTCAAAGGCGTGAAGGCCGTCTACATCAGTTACTTCCCGGACTTGGCCGTCGACGGCGCTGCCGACGACATCCAGGCGTTCACCCGTCTCGCCGTGCAAAGCGGCGTGCGCCGCCTCGTGCTGCTGTCGGGACGCGGCGAGACGGAAGCCCAACGCTGCGAAGATATCGTGCGCGAGTCAGGCGTCGAATGGACGTTGCTGCGCGCAAGCTGGTTCGCGCAGAACTTCAGCGAGGCACATTTTCTGGAGCCGATACTCGCGGGCGAACTGGCGCTGCCCGTCGGCGACATCGGCGAGCCGTTTGTCGATGCCGACGATATCGCCGACGTAGCCGTCGCCGCGCTCACCGACGACGGCCACGCGGGCCAGCTCTACGAGTTGACGGGCTCGCGCCTGTGGACCTTCGCCGATGCCGTCGCACAGATCGCCAGCGCCACCGGACGGCCGATCCGCTTCACGCGCGTGACGATGCCCGAATACGTCGCTGCGCTCGAAGAAGCACAACTGCCGCCCGACATGATCGGCCTGATCCGCTATCTGTTCACGGAAGTGCTCGACGGGCGCAACGCTTCCGTGCAGGACGGCGTGCTTCGCGCGCTCGGGCGGCGTCCTCGCGAGTTCGGCGACTACGTGCGCGCGACAGCGGCGACGGGCGTCTGGACGCCGGGTGTCGAAGACAGCGCGCCTAGCTTCTGA
- a CDS encoding ABC transporter permease, producing the protein MKQIQAVLRHQLVWPALTLIALFAIDVAHRANFLSIALLDGHLFGAPIDILNRAAPLVIVSLGMTLVIATRGIDISVGAIVAIAGAAAAVVLADDPTRIGTALGAALAVGVLAGIWNGMLVAFVGMQPIIATLILMVAGRGVAQLLTGGQIIPIGAPGYLVFGGGYLATVPCSVWIALGVTAATALLVNRTALGLFIRAIGVNPVATRLVGLRSGAIVFSVYVFSGLTAAIAGILASSNVRSADGNNAGLLLELDAILAVTLGGTSLLGGRFSLAGTVLGALIIQTLTYTTYSIGVPPEATLVVKAIVVLFVSVIQSSVARAMLIRQLLRAFAFVKTKPLTGTPQ; encoded by the coding sequence ATGAAGCAGATTCAGGCGGTGCTCAGGCATCAGCTGGTGTGGCCCGCGTTGACGCTGATCGCGCTATTCGCCATCGACGTCGCGCACCGCGCGAATTTCCTGTCGATCGCGCTGCTCGACGGCCATCTGTTCGGCGCGCCCATCGACATTCTCAATCGCGCCGCGCCGCTCGTGATCGTGTCGCTCGGCATGACGCTCGTGATCGCGACGCGCGGCATCGACATTTCCGTCGGCGCTATTGTCGCGATTGCGGGCGCGGCGGCCGCCGTCGTGCTCGCCGACGATCCGACGCGCATCGGCACCGCGCTCGGCGCGGCGCTCGCCGTGGGCGTGCTGGCGGGCATCTGGAACGGCATGCTGGTCGCGTTCGTCGGCATGCAGCCGATCATCGCGACGCTGATCCTGATGGTGGCGGGGCGCGGCGTCGCTCAGCTGCTGACGGGCGGGCAGATCATCCCGATCGGCGCGCCGGGTTATCTGGTGTTCGGCGGCGGTTATCTGGCGACCGTGCCGTGCTCGGTGTGGATCGCGCTCGGCGTGACGGCCGCGACGGCGCTGCTCGTCAACCGCACGGCGCTCGGTCTCTTCATTCGCGCGATCGGCGTCAATCCCGTCGCGACGCGGCTGGTCGGTCTGCGCTCGGGCGCGATCGTGTTCAGCGTGTATGTGTTCTCGGGCCTGACGGCGGCCATCGCCGGCATTCTCGCCAGTTCGAACGTGCGCAGCGCGGACGGCAACAACGCGGGCCTGCTGCTCGAACTCGATGCGATTCTGGCCGTGACGCTCGGCGGCACGTCGCTGCTCGGCGGACGGTTCAGTCTCGCGGGCACCGTGCTCGGCGCGCTCATCATCCAGACGCTCACGTACACCACGTATTCGATCGGCGTGCCGCCCGAAGCGACGCTCGTCGTGAAGGCCATCGTCGTGCTGTTCGTCAGCGTGATCCAGTCGAGCGTCGCGCGCGCGATGCTCATTCGACAGTTGCTGCGCGCATTCGCATTCGTGAAGACGAAACCGCTTACGGGAACGCCCCAATGA
- a CDS encoding LysE family translocator, whose product MSASAAVFAILVALLLGAMIPGPSFVLVARNSISLSRGDGLSTALGMGIGGIFFGGLALAGLYTLLVAVEWLYIGLKVAGGLYLVYIAWKIWRGAARPIAMDNTGAAHSRSAKKSFWIGLTTQLSNPKTAIWYGSIFAALLPQHPPVWCYVVLPPLVFAVEFGWYTVVALCFSSRGPREVYLRAKTWIDRIAAGAIAALGLRLIFAARKVGI is encoded by the coding sequence ATGTCCGCATCCGCCGCTGTATTCGCCATTCTCGTCGCGTTGTTGCTGGGCGCGATGATTCCCGGCCCGAGTTTCGTTCTCGTCGCGCGAAATTCGATCAGCCTGTCTCGCGGCGACGGGTTGTCGACCGCGCTGGGCATGGGCATCGGCGGGATTTTCTTTGGTGGCCTTGCGCTCGCCGGGCTTTATACGCTGCTGGTCGCCGTCGAATGGCTGTATATCGGATTGAAAGTGGCGGGCGGTTTGTATCTGGTCTACATCGCGTGGAAAATCTGGCGCGGCGCGGCTCGCCCGATTGCGATGGACAACACCGGCGCAGCGCACAGCCGTAGCGCGAAGAAGTCGTTCTGGATTGGATTGACGACGCAGCTCAGCAACCCGAAGACGGCGATCTGGTACGGCAGTATCTTTGCCGCGCTGTTGCCGCAACATCCGCCCGTCTGGTGCTACGTGGTGCTGCCGCCACTGGTGTTCGCGGTGGAGTTCGGGTGGTACACGGTCGTCGCGCTGTGCTTTTCGAGCCGGGGCCCGCGCGAGGTTTATCTGCGCGCGAAAACGTGGATTGACCGGATCGCGGCGGGCGCCATCGCGGCGCTTGGACTGCGGCTGATCTTCGCGGCTCGAAAAGTCGGTATCTGA